One genomic region from Labilithrix sp. encodes:
- the thiC gene encoding phosphomethylpyrimidine synthase ThiC: MRKDWVSKRSGATVTQMHYARQGLVTEEMAYVAKREKVELELVRSEVARGRMIIPANVNHLNLEPMGIGIALSCKVNANIGSSAVTSEVEGELRKLAVSLKYGADTVMDLSTGGDINGIRQAIIDASPVPIGTVPIYQALQEVKSVKKLTAADMIDMLEHQAKQGVDYFTIHAGVLVQYLELVKDRITGIVSRGGSIMAQWMIEHHKQNPFYTHWDKVLEICAKYDVSISAGDGLRPGCLADASDKAQFAELATLGELTKRAWEKDVQVMIEGPGHVPFDQIEMNVKKEMELCHEAPFYVLGPLVTDIAPGYDHITSAIGATMAGTAGAAMLCYVTPKEHLGLPDEEDVKQGMIAYKIAAHAADVARKRPGARDRDDALSRARYAFDWKEQFRLSIDPEVAQSMHDETLPDEYFKTAEFCSMCGPKFCSMHINRAVEDFNKKVDEDKKAGKRTLDVFAG, encoded by the coding sequence ATGCGTAAGGACTGGGTCTCGAAGCGAAGCGGCGCCACCGTCACGCAGATGCACTATGCCCGGCAAGGCCTCGTCACCGAGGAGATGGCCTACGTCGCGAAGCGCGAGAAGGTCGAGCTGGAGCTGGTCCGGAGCGAGGTCGCGCGCGGGCGCATGATCATCCCGGCCAACGTCAACCACCTGAACCTCGAGCCGATGGGCATCGGCATCGCGCTCTCGTGCAAGGTCAACGCGAACATCGGATCGTCCGCGGTGACGAGCGAGGTCGAGGGCGAGCTCAGGAAGCTCGCGGTGTCGCTCAAGTACGGCGCCGACACGGTGATGGACCTCTCGACCGGCGGCGACATCAACGGCATCCGCCAGGCGATCATCGACGCGTCGCCGGTGCCGATCGGCACGGTGCCGATCTACCAGGCGCTGCAGGAGGTGAAGTCCGTCAAGAAGCTCACCGCCGCCGACATGATCGACATGCTCGAGCATCAGGCGAAGCAGGGCGTCGACTACTTCACGATCCACGCCGGCGTGCTGGTGCAGTACCTCGAGCTCGTGAAGGACCGCATCACCGGGATCGTCTCGCGCGGCGGCTCGATCATGGCGCAGTGGATGATCGAGCATCACAAGCAGAACCCGTTCTATACGCACTGGGACAAGGTGCTGGAGATCTGCGCGAAGTACGACGTGTCGATCAGCGCGGGCGACGGCCTCCGCCCCGGCTGCCTCGCCGACGCGAGCGACAAGGCGCAGTTCGCGGAGCTCGCGACGCTCGGCGAGCTCACCAAGCGCGCCTGGGAGAAGGACGTCCAGGTCATGATCGAGGGCCCCGGCCACGTGCCGTTCGATCAGATCGAGATGAACGTGAAGAAGGAGATGGAGCTGTGCCACGAGGCGCCGTTCTACGTCCTCGGCCCCCTCGTCACCGACATCGCGCCCGGCTACGACCACATCACGAGCGCGATCGGCGCGACGATGGCGGGGACCGCCGGCGCGGCGATGCTCTGCTACGTGACGCCGAAGGAGCACCTCGGCCTCCCCGACGAGGAGGACGTGAAGCAGGGGATGATCGCGTACAAGATCGCGGCCCACGCCGCCGACGTCGCGCGCAAGCGCCCCGGCGCGCGCGACCGCGACGACGCGCTCAGCCGCGCGCGCTACGCCTTCGACTGGAAGGAGCAGTTCCGCCTCTCGATCGATCCCGAGGTCGCGCAGTCGATGCACGACGAGACGCTCCCCGACGAATACTTCAAGACCGCCGAGTTCTGCTCGATGTGCGGTCCGAAGTTCTGTTCGATGCACATCAACCGCGCGGTCGAGGACTTCAACAAGAAGGTCGACGAGGACAAGAAGGCCGGCAAGCGCACGCTCGACGTCTTTGCGGGCTAA
- a CDS encoding PilT/PilU family type 4a pilus ATPase, producing MGDSGASPNVYASEAYFNQLLAKAVAAKASDIHLKVGIPPGARVRGEIVFFRTEPLRKEDTDNIARLVIGDPQKRAELATLREHDCAYAAPGVGRFRVNVYRQRGTLGIVMRSIPTKIPSFDDLGLPTPCQYLAERERGLVLVVGAAGNGKSSTLAAMIGHLNQTQPLHIVTIEDPIEFLHQDDKSSISQREVGIDTGTFADALRAALRQDPDVILVGEIRDELTLDIALKAAETGHLVMSTLHTPDVTRTVGRMLALAPRGQPGSTEELRERIADSLQGIVAQRLLPKKDGAGLVLAAEVLVATGTVRETIKRPEGNPPLKELMEKGTHPYAMQTFEMHLKALLQQGLLEKEVARAAAGF from the coding sequence ATGGGCGATAGTGGGGCAAGTCCGAACGTCTACGCGAGCGAGGCCTACTTCAATCAGCTGCTCGCGAAGGCGGTGGCAGCGAAGGCGAGCGACATCCATCTGAAGGTCGGCATCCCGCCGGGCGCGCGCGTCCGCGGCGAGATCGTGTTCTTCCGCACCGAGCCGCTGCGGAAGGAGGACACCGACAACATCGCGCGCCTCGTCATCGGCGATCCGCAGAAGCGCGCCGAGCTCGCGACGCTGCGCGAGCACGACTGCGCGTACGCCGCGCCGGGCGTGGGGCGCTTCCGCGTGAACGTCTACCGCCAGCGCGGGACGCTCGGCATCGTCATGCGCTCGATCCCGACCAAGATCCCGAGCTTCGACGACCTCGGGCTGCCGACGCCGTGCCAGTACCTCGCCGAGCGCGAGCGCGGGCTCGTCCTCGTCGTCGGCGCGGCCGGCAACGGCAAGAGCTCCACCCTCGCCGCGATGATCGGCCACCTCAACCAGACGCAGCCGCTCCACATCGTCACGATCGAGGACCCGATCGAGTTCCTCCATCAGGACGACAAATCGAGCATCAGCCAGCGCGAGGTCGGCATCGACACCGGCACCTTCGCCGACGCGCTCCGCGCCGCGCTCCGTCAGGATCCGGACGTCATCCTCGTCGGCGAGATCCGCGACGAGCTCACGCTCGACATCGCGCTGAAGGCGGCGGAGACGGGCCACCTCGTCATGTCGACGCTCCACACCCCCGACGTCACGCGCACGGTCGGCCGCATGCTCGCCCTCGCGCCGCGCGGGCAGCCGGGATCGACCGAGGAGCTCCGCGAGCGCATCGCGGACTCGCTCCAGGGGATCGTCGCGCAGCGCCTCCTCCCGAAGAAGGACGGCGCCGGCCTCGTCCTCGCGGCGGAGGTGCTCGTCGCGACCGGCACCGTGCGCGAGACGATCAAGCGGCCGGAGGGCAACCCACCGCTCAAGGAGCTGATGGAGAAGGGCACCCACCCGTACGCGATGCAGACCTTCGAGATGCACCTGAAGGCGCTCCTCCAGCAGGGCCTCCTCGAGAAGGAGGTCGCTCGCGCGGCGGCCGGTTTCTAG